A stretch of the Candidatus Paceibacterota bacterium genome encodes the following:
- the rpsH gene encoding 30S ribosomal protein S8, whose translation MDPIADFLIKVKNAGLAGRGSVVVPHSAIKESIADILVKNGFLKSIAKKRKNNHKILEAEVEYAEGKTPRINDVARVSKPSKRVYQGAKEIRSFKSGLGLIVLSTPKGILTDKEAKKEKVGGEVLFKIW comes from the coding sequence ATGGATCCAATCGCTGATTTTCTAATCAAAGTTAAGAATGCCGGCCTCGCAGGTCGGGGAAGTGTTGTGGTACCTCATTCGGCGATTAAGGAGTCAATTGCAGATATTTTGGTTAAGAACGGTTTTCTCAAATCAATTGCCAAGAAGCGCAAGAATAACCACAAGATTTTGGAGGCTGAAGTCGAATATGCCGAAGGTAAGACACCTCGAATCAACGATGTGGCCCGTGTCTCCAAACCGTCCAAGCGCGTTTACCAGGGCGCCAAAGAAATCCGATCTTTCAAGAGCGGTTTAGGCTTGATCGTGCTCTCGACCCCAAAAGGAATTTTGACCGATAAGGAGGCCAAGAAAGAAAAAGTCGGTGGCGAAGTTTTATTTAAAATCTGGTAA
- a CDS encoding type Z 30S ribosomal protein S14, translating into MAKTSVVARSLKKPKFSTRATNRCFRCGRKRGYMRDFDLCRICFREYANEGMIPGIKKSSW; encoded by the coding sequence ATGGCAAAAACATCAGTAGTAGCAAGATCGTTAAAGAAACCGAAATTTTCCACTCGGGCTACTAACCGTTGTTTCCGCTGTGGTCGCAAGCGCGGCTATATGCGAGACTTCGACCTTTGCCGTATTTGCTTCCGCGAGTATGCCAACGAAGGCATGATTCCGGGAATCAAGAAGTCATCATGGTAG
- the rplE gene encoding 50S ribosomal protein L5 → MNTKEKQNKAFESLKGQFGFKNPMQAPRLSKVVISTGVGSLKDKKKLELIADRLGKITGQKAAPRSAKKSIATFKSREGDLVGYQITLRGARMYGFLDKLLNVALPRTKDFRGLNATAIDDMGNYTIGIKEHTIFPETSDEELKDVFGLAITIVTTSGDKKLTRAFLEYLGFPLKK, encoded by the coding sequence ATGAATACCAAAGAAAAACAGAATAAGGCTTTTGAATCGCTGAAAGGTCAGTTTGGCTTCAAAAATCCGATGCAAGCGCCACGCCTCTCCAAGGTGGTGATTTCGACCGGCGTCGGCTCTCTTAAAGATAAGAAAAAATTGGAATTGATTGCTGATCGTTTGGGTAAAATTACTGGCCAGAAGGCCGCTCCTCGTTCTGCCAAGAAATCAATCGCCACCTTCAAGTCTCGAGAAGGCGATTTGGTTGGTTATCAGATCACGCTTCGGGGTGCTCGGATGTACGGCTTTTTGGACAAACTTTTAAATGTGGCCCTGCCTCGAACCAAAGACTTTCGTGGACTTAATGCCACCGCCATTGATGATATGGGCAATTACACTATCGGCATCAAAGAACACACAATTTTCCCTGAAACTTCCGATGAAGAGTTGAAAGATGTTTTCGGTCTCGCTATCACAATCGTCACCACTTCCGGCGACAAAAAATTGACCAGAGCTTTTCTAGAATACTTAGGTTTTCCTCTCAAGAAATAG
- the rplX gene encoding 50S ribosomal protein L24, whose translation MRIKKNDNVMVIAGKDRGKTGKVLEALPAENRILVEGVNVKKRHQRPRKSNEKGQIIDVTLPIHVSNVQLVEGGKPVRAGKKLIDGKLIRVSKKTGSAI comes from the coding sequence ATGAGAATCAAGAAAAATGACAATGTAATGGTGATTGCTGGCAAAGACCGGGGTAAAACCGGTAAGGTGCTTGAGGCGCTACCTGCCGAAAACCGTATTCTGGTTGAGGGTGTCAATGTCAAAAAGCGACACCAGAGACCGAGGAAGAGCAATGAGAAAGGTCAGATTATTGATGTGACCTTGCCGATCCATGTTTCCAATGTTCAGTTGGTGGAGGGTGGCAAGCCAGTTCGAGCCGGTAAGAAGTTGATTGACGGCAAACTGATTCGTGTCAGTAAAAAAACCGGTTCAGCCATCTAG
- the rplN gene encoding 50S ribosomal protein L14, producing MIQPRTIVKIVDNSGAKIGRIFKVLGASKKRYASIGDQVVLSVQKAEPRKAVKKKDVLQAVVVRQTKALRRLDGSYVRFDENAVVILEKGKMDPIAGRVFGPIPRELAEKGYQKIASLAAEIV from the coding sequence ATGATTCAACCACGCACCATTGTGAAAATCGTCGACAACTCCGGGGCTAAAATCGGACGCATTTTCAAGGTGCTCGGTGCCTCCAAAAAGCGCTACGCTTCAATCGGTGACCAGGTGGTTTTGTCAGTTCAGAAAGCCGAACCAAGAAAGGCGGTAAAGAAAAAGGATGTCTTGCAGGCGGTAGTGGTTCGTCAGACCAAGGCCCTAAGACGCCTGGACGGTTCCTATGTCCGTTTCGATGAGAATGCTGTGGTGATTTTGGAAAAAGGCAAGATGGATCCGATTGCCGGCCGTGTTTTTGGACCGATTCCTCGAGAATTGGCTGAAAAGGGTTACCAGAAAATCGCTTCTTTGGCGGCTGAAATCGTATAA
- the rpsQ gene encoding 30S ribosomal protein S17, with amino-acid sequence MKPKTNKPTETPNRRPRVIQGVVSSDKMKDTVSVVTNRYEKHPKYGKYMKISKKYLAHDPGNTKKIGDKVTIEECRPISKRKSFKIV; translated from the coding sequence ATGAAGCCAAAAACCAACAAACCAACAGAAACTCCTAACCGTCGCCCTCGGGTTATTCAAGGTGTGGTCTCTTCAGACAAGATGAAAGACACTGTTTCGGTTGTGACCAATCGCTATGAAAAGCACCCGAAATACGGCAAGTACATGAAGATTTCTAAGAAGTACTTGGCCCACGATCCGGGTAATACCAAGAAAATCGGCGATAAGGTGACCATCGAAGAGTGCCGCCCGATTTCCAAACGCAAATCTTTTAAAATTGTCTAG
- the rpmC gene encoding 50S ribosomal protein L29: MSNEFKNKTDAELVAMLLEKREAVRAFRFGIAGSKNRNMREGRNLKREIAKIMTEQNQRKNSK; the protein is encoded by the coding sequence ATGTCCAACGAATTTAAAAACAAAACTGATGCCGAGCTTGTTGCGATGCTTTTAGAGAAGCGCGAAGCTGTTCGAGCTTTCCGTTTCGGTATTGCCGGTAGCAAGAATCGCAACATGCGAGAGGGGAGAAACCTGAAGCGAGAGATTGCCAAAATTATGACCGAGCAGAATCAAAGAAAGAACAGCAAATAG
- the rplP gene encoding 50S ribosomal protein L16 has translation MFVPKKVKFRKWHTARKNADYWLRPETRGLKLSFGSFGLKTLGHARIRSNQLESARKVISRSLTKSGKMWVRVFPDRPYTQKPAEVKMGKGKGEPQGFCVEVRPGRVIFEVDGIPEVEAAEALRKAGSKLPVKTKFVSRV, from the coding sequence ATGTTTGTCCCAAAGAAAGTAAAATTTAGAAAATGGCATACTGCTCGTAAGAATGCCGACTACTGGCTAAGGCCGGAAACTCGAGGACTCAAATTGTCTTTCGGTTCTTTTGGTTTGAAAACTTTGGGCCACGCTCGTATCAGGTCAAATCAGTTGGAATCGGCTCGAAAAGTTATTTCTCGCTCACTCACCAAATCCGGCAAGATGTGGGTTCGAGTTTTCCCGGACCGACCATATACTCAAAAGCCGGCCGAAGTGAAAATGGGTAAAGGTAAAGGCGAACCGCAGGGTTTTTGTGTTGAGGTGCGCCCAGGCCGAGTGATTTTTGAAGTCGACGGTATTCCGGAGGTTGAGGCGGCCGAAGCTCTCCGCAAAGCGGGTTCCAAGTTGCCGGTCAAAACTAAGTTTGTCAGCCGAGTCTAA
- the rpsC gene encoding 30S ribosomal protein S3, whose product MSHTVHPYSHRLGIIRDWKSRWFGVGDMYKKSLKEDIKIREYLAKRLRGFFVSSVEIERGTKTLRIIIKTSRPGMIIGRSGEGAVKLKEDLAKLVLKTGKPITHQELKLDIEEIRSPESNAAIVSQMIAESIEKRMPFRRVMKQAIEKVMANRDVKGVKVYLGGRLGGAEMARSEELRKGQVPLQTLRADIDFAREKAHMDYGDIGIKVWIYRGEIFADKK is encoded by the coding sequence ATGTCCCACACCGTTCACCCATATTCACATCGTCTAGGTATCATTCGTGATTGGAAGTCACGCTGGTTTGGCGTGGGTGATATGTACAAGAAGTCTCTGAAGGAAGATATCAAGATCCGCGAATATTTGGCCAAGCGGCTACGCGGATTTTTTGTTAGCTCGGTAGAAATCGAGCGAGGCACCAAAACTTTGCGAATTATCATCAAAACTTCTCGTCCGGGTATGATTATCGGCCGAAGCGGGGAAGGCGCCGTCAAGTTGAAGGAAGATTTGGCCAAGTTGGTTCTTAAAACCGGCAAGCCGATTACTCATCAAGAGCTCAAGCTTGATATCGAAGAAATCCGCTCACCGGAATCAAATGCCGCGATTGTCTCTCAAATGATTGCCGAAAGCATTGAAAAAAGAATGCCTTTCCGTCGCGTGATGAAGCAGGCGATTGAGAAAGTTATGGCTAACCGAGATGTTAAGGGCGTTAAGGTTTACTTGGGTGGCCGTTTGGGTGGTGCCGAAATGGCCCGCTCAGAAGAGCTCCGCAAAGGCCAAGTCCCACTTCAGACTTTGCGTGCGGATATCGATTTTGCCAGAGAGAAAGCTCATATGGACTACGGTGATATCGGCATTAAAGTTTGGATTTACCGAGGTGAGATTTTTGCCGACAAGAAATAA
- the rplV gene encoding 50S ribosomal protein L22: protein MTTITAKLNNYRQSPRKVRLVADLIKGKPVNLAIAELDFLAKRASAPIKKLLMSAVANAKNSQNLSAENLKVKGVTVDAGVILKRIMPRARGSASGINKRTSHITLVLSELENNQTPKTKKQIKSKGNS from the coding sequence ATGACAACAATTACCGCAAAACTGAATAATTACCGACAATCACCACGTAAGGTTAGACTTGTTGCCGATTTGATCAAAGGCAAGCCGGTTAATTTGGCGATTGCTGAATTGGATTTTTTGGCCAAGCGAGCTAGCGCCCCGATTAAAAAATTGCTAATGTCAGCGGTAGCCAATGCCAAGAATAGTCAAAACCTGTCCGCCGAGAATCTTAAGGTTAAAGGTGTCACTGTCGATGCTGGGGTGATTTTAAAGCGAATCATGCCGCGAGCTCGAGGTAGCGCTTCCGGTATCAATAAGCGAACTAGCCATATTACCCTAGTTCTAAGCGAACTGGAGAATAACCAAACACCAAAAACCAAGAAACAAATTAAGAGCAAAGGAAACAGTTAG
- the rpsS gene encoding 30S ribosomal protein S19, giving the protein MTRSLKKGPYVDERLLKKIAGKRPEKSEPIKTWSRACQISPEMVGFKFAVHNGKDFIEVLISEDMVGHRLGEFSLTRKFVKHGGKMQKELEAAKKQAEIASAQAAKASTEAKK; this is encoded by the coding sequence ATGACACGATCGCTTAAGAAAGGACCATATGTCGACGAAAGGCTGCTAAAGAAGATAGCAGGCAAGCGTCCTGAAAAGTCTGAACCAATTAAGACTTGGTCTCGGGCCTGCCAGATTTCTCCAGAAATGGTTGGTTTTAAGTTTGCCGTTCATAATGGCAAGGATTTTATTGAAGTTTTGATTTCTGAAGACATGGTTGGCCATCGATTGGGCGAATTTTCTTTAACCCGCAAGTTCGTTAAGCACGGCGGTAAGATGCAGAAGGAACTCGAGGCTGCCAAGAAGCAAGCCGAGATTGCCTCTGCGCAGGCTGCTAAAGCTTCAACCGAAGCTAAGAAATAG
- the rplB gene encoding 50S ribosomal protein L2: MKTYKPTSKSRRHMTSIEYRKFITSSEPHKGLTSGSFRSVGRNNRGRITTRHKGGGHKRLLRDVDFLYEKYDIPAKVLTVEYDPNRTGFIALVVYADGEKRYILAPKDLKVGSTFIVSEKAEIKLGNRLPLKNIPVGTFVYNVELKARGGGKIARSAGIFAEVIAHDAGSAHLKMPSTEVRKVSDQAWASIGSVSNDENWLVNIGKAGRSRWLGIRPTVRGSAQNPVDHPYGGGEGRQGRGLRRAKTRWGKPSGKGQKTRTPKKYSNVFIVSRRKVGKNRNQKLS, encoded by the coding sequence ATGAAAACTTACAAACCTACAAGCAAATCGCGCCGACACATGACTTCGATTGAATATCGAAAGTTCATTACCAGTTCGGAGCCGCATAAAGGTTTGACCTCGGGAAGTTTCCGATCGGTTGGCCGAAACAACCGTGGCCGAATTACCACTCGTCATAAGGGTGGTGGACACAAGCGTCTGCTTCGAGATGTGGATTTTCTATACGAAAAATACGATATTCCGGCCAAGGTTTTGACCGTTGAATACGACCCAAACCGAACCGGTTTCATCGCCCTCGTTGTCTATGCTGACGGTGAGAAGCGCTACATCTTGGCTCCAAAAGATTTGAAAGTCGGCAGTACCTTCATCGTTTCTGAAAAAGCTGAAATCAAGCTTGGCAACCGTTTGCCTTTGAAGAACATCCCAGTTGGTACCTTTGTTTACAATGTTGAGCTCAAGGCTAGGGGCGGAGGTAAAATTGCTCGCAGTGCCGGAATTTTTGCTGAAGTGATTGCTCATGACGCCGGTTCAGCTCACCTTAAGATGCCGTCGACTGAAGTCCGAAAGGTCTCTGATCAGGCCTGGGCGTCAATCGGTTCTGTTTCCAATGATGAAAATTGGTTGGTGAATATTGGTAAGGCGGGACGATCTCGCTGGTTGGGCATTCGACCGACTGTTCGAGGTTCGGCTCAAAACCCGGTAGACCACCCATACGGTGGTGGTGAAGGTAGGCAAGGCCGAGGTCTAAGACGCGCCAAGACTAGATGGGGCAAGCCGTCAGGCAAGGGCCAAAAGACCCGAACTCCAAAGAAGTATTCAAACGTTTTCATTGTTTCTCGAAGAAAAGTGGGGAAGAATCGAAATCAAAAGTTGTCTTAG
- the rplW gene encoding 50S ribosomal protein L23: MGILNFKKEEGAEKPKKVAKTKALAVKAKPEVAVKAKSASAVKAPVATDVIIRPRITEKASFLGANNVYAFEITTTATKPAVERAITEMYKVNPVKVRIVRNPAKQKIARGVKGEIAGVKKAYVFLKKGDKIEII, translated from the coding sequence ATGGGAATTTTAAATTTTAAAAAAGAAGAGGGAGCCGAGAAGCCAAAGAAAGTCGCTAAGACCAAGGCTTTAGCGGTAAAAGCTAAGCCGGAAGTTGCCGTTAAGGCCAAGTCGGCAAGTGCGGTTAAAGCGCCGGTCGCGACTGATGTCATTATTCGACCCCGCATTACGGAAAAAGCTTCGTTCTTGGGTGCTAATAATGTCTACGCTTTTGAGATTACCACCACTGCTACCAAGCCGGCCGTTGAGCGAGCGATTACCGAGATGTACAAGGTAAACCCGGTGAAAGTTCGGATTGTCCGAAATCCCGCCAAGCAAAAGATTGCCAGGGGTGTTAAGGGGGAAATCGCTGGTGTGAAAAAGGCCTATGTTTTCCTCAAGAAAGGGGATAAGATCGAAATCATATAG
- the rplD gene encoding 50S ribosomal protein L4 has translation METTIYNQSGKESGKLKLPESVFGLPWNGDLVHQVVTSIETSQRTPVAHTRTRGEVRGGGKKPWQQKGTGRARHGSTRSPIWVGGGVAHGPRNDKNFSRKINKKAKVKALFTILSRKNKEGEVLFTESLSISEPKTRVAVETLSNFSKIKGFENVLRKNNNSAYIVSDETNKNLSKSFSNLSNIKFDNVRNINPVDVLSYKHLIIVGAENSLAFLLSKLEGKAAKKAETKSAEIKETKGKAKTVKTKPTKKVAAKKAKTATK, from the coding sequence ATGGAGACAACAATTTACAATCAAAGCGGCAAAGAATCAGGAAAGTTGAAACTTCCGGAGAGCGTCTTCGGCTTGCCTTGGAATGGCGACTTGGTTCATCAAGTCGTGACTTCGATTGAGACCAGCCAAAGAACTCCGGTTGCTCACACTAGAACCCGAGGTGAAGTTCGTGGTGGTGGCAAGAAGCCATGGCAACAGAAGGGTACCGGCCGAGCCCGACACGGCTCAACTCGTTCTCCGATTTGGGTAGGTGGTGGCGTGGCTCACGGTCCTCGAAACGACAAGAATTTTTCTCGTAAAATCAACAAGAAGGCCAAGGTTAAGGCTCTTTTCACCATCTTGTCCCGCAAAAACAAGGAAGGTGAAGTCTTGTTTACCGAAAGTCTTTCAATCAGCGAGCCAAAAACCAGGGTGGCTGTTGAAACTTTGTCCAATTTCTCCAAAATCAAGGGTTTTGAGAATGTCTTGAGAAAGAATAATAACTCGGCTTACATTGTAAGCGATGAAACCAACAAGAATCTTTCCAAGAGTTTCAGCAACTTGAGCAATATCAAGTTTGATAATGTTCGAAACATCAATCCGGTGGATGTCCTTTCCTACAAGCATTTGATAATCGTCGGCGCCGAAAACAGTTTGGCTTTTCTTCTAAGCAAACTTGAAGGCAAGGCTGCTAAAAAGGCGGAGACCAAGTCTGCAGAAATAAAAGAGACTAAAGGTAAAGCAAAAACTGTCAAAACTAAGCCAACCAAGAAAGTTGCAGCCAAGAAAGCTAAAACCGCAACCAAATAA
- the rplC gene encoding 50S ribosomal protein L3, which produces MKFILGTKLNMTQVWSDAGKVTPVTLISTGPVIVTQVKTSEKDGYDAVQVGFGSKHEKNLTKAELGHLKTSGKFALLKEFRDVKDLKVGDEIKPETFAAGDLVTVSAVSKGKGFQGVVKRHGFKGGPRSHGQKHSEREPGSIGGGLRNKVPKGMRMAGRMGSDRITIKNLKIVEVNAAENVIAISGAIPGRRGTLVEIIG; this is translated from the coding sequence ATGAAATTTATCTTAGGTACAAAACTAAATATGACCCAGGTTTGGTCTGATGCCGGCAAAGTGACCCCTGTCACCCTTATTTCGACCGGTCCGGTTATCGTCACTCAAGTCAAAACTTCTGAAAAAGACGGTTATGATGCTGTTCAGGTTGGTTTTGGTTCCAAGCATGAGAAGAATTTGACCAAGGCTGAACTCGGCCACCTAAAAACTTCCGGAAAGTTCGCTTTGCTTAAAGAATTTAGAGACGTTAAAGATTTGAAAGTTGGTGACGAGATTAAGCCGGAAACTTTTGCGGCCGGGGATTTGGTCACCGTTTCGGCAGTTTCAAAGGGTAAGGGCTTTCAGGGTGTTGTGAAGCGACACGGTTTTAAAGGTGGTCCTCGATCTCACGGCCAGAAGCACTCCGAGCGCGAGCCGGGTTCAATCGGCGGTGGTCTCCGAAATAAGGTTCCAAAAGGTATGAGAATGGCCGGTCGAATGGGTAGCGATCGAATCACCATTAAGAATTTGAAGATTGTCGAGGTTAATGCGGCCGAAAATGTCATCGCGATTTCCGGTGCCATCCCAGGACGACGAGGAACTTTAGTTGAAATTATCGGATAA
- a CDS encoding type II toxin-antitoxin system RelB/DinJ family antitoxin produces the protein MTTLQIRIDENTKKRAKKTLKDLGLDISSGVKLFLEQVITTQSIPFSAVTPAGYKLRNWKQLKIEIAEAKKGKGYTTAEKMHADIFKK, from the coding sequence ATGACCACATTACAAATTCGCATCGACGAAAACACCAAAAAGAGGGCTAAAAAAACTCTCAAGGACCTCGGGCTGGATATTTCCTCCGGAGTGAAACTATTTTTGGAGCAAGTGATAACCACCCAATCTATACCCTTTTCCGCCGTTACTCCGGCAGGCTATAAGCTTCGCAATTGGAAGCAACTAAAAATAGAAATAGCGGAAGCAAAAAAAGGTAAGGGGTACACGACGGCAGAAAAGATGCATGCTGATATTTTTAAAAAATAG
- a CDS encoding type II toxin-antitoxin system YafQ family toxin, which produces MYSLKPTAKYRKSIRKLAMSGRFRIGDLDKILNLLASGKTLEPKYRSHPLNGEYAGCFECHVKSDLLLIYEIDKSERELTIIDIGSHSDLFE; this is translated from the coding sequence ATGTACTCTCTTAAACCCACGGCAAAATACAGAAAATCCATTAGGAAACTGGCAATGTCTGGCCGATTTAGGATCGGAGACTTAGACAAAATTCTCAACCTGCTTGCTTCTGGTAAAACACTTGAACCGAAGTATCGAAGCCACCCGCTTAACGGAGAATATGCCGGTTGTTTTGAGTGTCATGTGAAAAGTGACCTACTGCTTATTTACGAAATCGACAAATCAGAACGAGAATTAACTATTATTGATATCGGTAGCCATTCGGATTTATTTGAGTAG